A portion of the Bacteroides faecium genome contains these proteins:
- a CDS encoding patatin-like phospholipase family protein has product MSKQKVALVLSMGGARGIAHIGVIEELLRYDFEITSISGSSMGAMVGAMYASGKMEECKEWLYHWDKRKMWELADLTLSRDGLVKGDRFIKELKQIIPDMNIEDLPIPYVAMATDIVRDQEVRFDRGSLHEAIRASISIPMVFRPLRKDGMVLIDGGILNPLPLSHVQRTEGDILIAVDVNAPVDCGKKKKMSPYNLLTESSRMMMQQITRYQVDRCQPDLLIQMSGNAYDMMEFHHAAAIVETGVKVARQALQDFTQHKSSF; this is encoded by the coding sequence ATGAGTAAGCAAAAAGTAGCATTGGTGCTTTCTATGGGTGGAGCACGTGGAATAGCACATATTGGAGTAATTGAAGAATTACTGCGGTATGATTTTGAGATAACTTCTATTTCCGGAAGCTCGATGGGAGCAATGGTAGGAGCGATGTACGCTTCGGGAAAAATGGAAGAGTGTAAAGAGTGGCTATACCATTGGGATAAACGTAAGATGTGGGAATTGGCAGACCTCACATTGAGCAGGGACGGACTTGTGAAAGGCGACCGCTTTATCAAGGAATTAAAGCAGATTATTCCCGATATGAATATTGAGGATTTGCCGATTCCCTATGTGGCGATGGCTACGGACATTGTCCGTGACCAGGAAGTACGATTCGACCGGGGAAGTCTGCATGAAGCGATTCGTGCTTCTATATCCATACCCATGGTTTTCCGTCCTTTACGAAAAGACGGTATGGTTTTAATTGATGGTGGCATTTTGAATCCTCTCCCGCTAAGCCATGTGCAGCGCACGGAAGGGGATATTCTGATAGCGGTTGATGTGAATGCTCCGGTCGATTGTGGCAAGAAAAAGAAGATGAGTCCATACAATCTGTTGACGGAATCTTCGAGGATGATGATGCAGCAAATCACCCGTTACCAGGTAGACCGTTGTCAGCCCGACCTGTTAATTCAAATGTCCGGCAATGCTTATGATATGATGGAATTCCATCATGCAGCCGCTATTGTGGAAACTGGAGTCAAAGTCGCCCGACAGGCATTACAGGACTTTACTCAACATAAATCATCTTTTTAG
- a CDS encoding 6-O-methylesterase — translation MKRILFTMLLAASLSAEAQTQTYETEFARPLNEVLTDIQNRFGIRLKYDIDTVGKVLPYADFRIRPYSVEESLTNVLAPFDYKFVKQKGNMYKLKAYEYPRRTDADGEKMLAYLNTLYADKQAFQLRADSLKKEVRQRLGIDALLAQCVQSKPILSKIRKFDGYTVQNFALETLPGLYVCGSIYTPQSKGKHALIICPNGHFGGGRYREDQQQRMGTLARMGAICVDYDLFGWGESILQVGSAAHRSSAAHTIQAMNGLLILDYMLASHKNIDTSRIGANGGSGGGTHTVLLSVLDDRFTASAPVVSLASHFDGGCPCESGMPIQLSAGGTCNAELAAAFAPRPQLIVSDGGDWTASVPALEFPYLQRIYGFYNAKDKVTNVHLPKEKHDFGPNKRNAVYDFFADVFNLNKKMLDESKVTIEPESAMYSFGENGELLPEGAIRSFDKVAAYFDKKAFAKLKSDASLEKKAMDWVASLNLEDDKKAGFAVTTIYNHLRQVRDWHNDHPYTTIPAGINPLTGKPLSKLDREMIADSAMPKEVHERLMKGLRRVLTEEKIEQILDKYTVGKVAFTLKGYQAIVPNMTEEETAFVLEQLKLAREQAIDYKNMKQISAIFEIYKTKCEQYFNEHGRNWRQMFKDYVNKRNAEKKAQGKKK, via the coding sequence ATGAAACGAATCCTTTTCACGATGCTTCTTGCCGCGTCTCTTTCGGCAGAAGCGCAAACACAAACATATGAGACGGAATTTGCCCGTCCTTTGAATGAAGTGCTGACGGATATTCAAAACCGTTTTGGAATCCGCTTGAAGTATGATATTGATACGGTAGGCAAAGTATTGCCTTATGCTGATTTCCGTATCCGCCCTTACTCGGTGGAAGAGTCGCTGACAAATGTATTGGCTCCTTTTGATTATAAGTTTGTCAAACAGAAAGGGAATATGTATAAGCTGAAAGCCTATGAGTATCCACGTCGGACAGATGCGGACGGAGAAAAGATGCTGGCTTATCTCAATACGCTATATGCGGACAAACAAGCTTTCCAGCTTCGTGCCGATTCTCTAAAAAAGGAAGTCCGCCAACGTTTGGGAATTGATGCTTTACTGGCTCAATGTGTGCAATCAAAGCCTATCCTTTCAAAGATACGTAAGTTTGACGGTTATACCGTACAGAATTTTGCACTTGAAACACTTCCCGGATTATATGTCTGCGGTTCTATATATACTCCCCAATCAAAAGGGAAACATGCACTGATTATCTGTCCGAACGGACATTTCGGTGGTGGTCGTTATCGTGAAGATCAGCAGCAGCGTATGGGGACACTTGCCCGCATGGGAGCTATTTGTGTAGATTATGATTTGTTCGGATGGGGTGAATCTATTCTGCAAGTGGGAAGTGCGGCACATCGCAGCAGTGCGGCTCATACTATCCAGGCAATGAATGGTTTGCTGATTCTTGACTATATGCTTGCTTCCCACAAAAATATTGATACCAGCCGCATCGGAGCGAATGGCGGTTCGGGTGGCGGCACGCATACAGTTTTATTAAGCGTATTGGACGACCGTTTTACTGCCTCTGCCCCGGTGGTAAGTCTGGCTTCCCATTTCGACGGCGGATGTCCTTGTGAAAGCGGAATGCCTATCCAACTTTCGGCAGGTGGAACTTGCAATGCGGAGTTGGCGGCTGCTTTTGCTCCCCGTCCGCAATTGATTGTTTCGGATGGTGGAGACTGGACAGCAAGTGTTCCTGCTTTGGAATTTCCCTATTTGCAGCGAATATACGGGTTCTATAATGCAAAAGATAAAGTAACCAATGTACATCTTCCGAAAGAAAAGCATGACTTCGGCCCTAATAAGCGGAATGCAGTCTATGACTTTTTTGCGGACGTATTCAATTTGAATAAGAAGATGTTGGATGAAAGTAAAGTTACCATTGAACCGGAATCTGCCATGTATAGCTTCGGAGAAAACGGTGAATTACTTCCTGAAGGTGCCATTCGCTCATTTGACAAGGTAGCGGCTTACTTTGATAAAAAAGCGTTTGCCAAACTAAAATCGGATGCTTCTCTTGAGAAAAAGGCGATGGACTGGGTAGCTTCGTTAAATCTGGAAGATGATAAGAAAGCCGGATTTGCCGTGACAACTATTTATAATCATCTGCGTCAAGTACGCGATTGGCATAATGACCATCCTTATACAACAATTCCTGCAGGTATCAATCCACTAACAGGTAAGCCATTAAGCAAGCTCGACCGTGAAATGATTGCCGATTCCGCCATGCCGAAAGAAGTACACGAAAGACTGATGAAAGGTTTGCGCAGAGTGCTGACAGAAGAAAAGATAGAGCAGATACTTGATAAATATACAGTTGGCAAGGTGGCATTTACCTTGAAAGGCTATCAGGCTATTGTCCCCAATATGACAGAAGAAGAAACTGCGTTTGTCCTGGAGCAATTGAAACTGGCGCGTGAACAGGCTATTGACTATAAGAATATGAAGCAGATTTCTGCTATCTTTGAAATCTATAAAACCAAATGTGAACAGTATTTCAATGAACATGGCCGCAATTGGCGCCAGATGTTCAAAGATTATGTGAATAAGAGAAACGCGGAAAAGAAGGCTCAGGGAAAGAAGAAATAA
- a CDS encoding glycoside hydrolase family 78 protein translates to MNSRNYFLLILLCLPCIVQAKNITITRLTCEMQEGLVVVDGAPRLGWVMESPENGTRQSAYEIDIREAFTGRQIWNSGKVNSSQSQLVSTEGANISSDNSFNYMWRVRVWDETDTPSEWSREAKFRSAPSRLSDGKWIGAITRQNAHLPEGRKFHGSELKKPEVKAAWEAVDTLAKKSIYLRRTFLLDDAEKTKIHKSRNESRNEFRNQSGNKSGKKIAEATAYVCGLGFYEFSLNGKKIGNSEFAPLWSDYDKSVYYNTYDVTEQLRYGENAVGILLGNGFYNVQGGRYRKLQISFGPPTLLFELVINYEDGTRTIVRSDNEWKYDLSPVTFNCIYGGEDYDARREQKGWNQAGFDDSHWRPVVMQKAPKGVLRPQMAPPVKIMERYDIQKVTKLNADQVAAASKSTKRTVDPSAFVLDMGQNLAGFPEITVRGKRGQKITLLVAEALTDEGACNQRQTGRQHYYEYTLKGDGDETWHPRFSYYGFRYIQVEGAVLKGQKNPQKLPVLKNIQSCFVYNSAKKVSTFESSNGIFNAAHRLIEKAVRSNMQSVFTDCPHREKLGWLEQVHLNGPGLLYNYDLTAYAPQIMQNMADAQHSNGAMPTTAPEYVVFEGPGMDAFAESPEWGGSLVIFPFMYYETYGDDSLIRKYYSNMRRYVDYLKTRADNGILSFGLGDWYDYGDFRGGFSRNTPVPLVATAHYYMTVMYLIEAAKMVGNDFDIRYYSSLADDIRIAFDKRFLNNDTAQYGTGSQCSNALPLFLHMTQDKKVFMNLLKDVEAHGNRLTTGDVGNRYLIQTLARNGQHELIYKMFNHEEAPGYGFQLKFGATTLTEQWDPRQGSSWNHFMMGQIDEWFFNSLVGIRPYTASEFGNQQNDSKQGYRKFVIAPEPVGDLKFVKSSYETLYGTIVVNWTRQNGTFTLNVSVPVNTTAVVYLPGEKEPKEVQSGTYKFVYAE, encoded by the coding sequence ATGAATTCTAGAAATTATTTTCTTTTAATACTGCTTTGTCTACCTTGTATTGTACAGGCGAAGAATATAACAATCACCCGTCTTACCTGTGAAATGCAGGAAGGGTTGGTAGTGGTTGATGGTGCACCCCGTTTGGGATGGGTGATGGAGTCACCGGAAAATGGGACACGACAATCTGCTTATGAGATTGATATTCGGGAAGCTTTCACAGGACGTCAAATTTGGAATAGCGGAAAAGTCAATTCTTCACAGAGCCAGTTGGTTTCAACGGAAGGAGCGAATATAAGTTCAGATAATTCGTTCAATTATATGTGGCGTGTCCGTGTTTGGGATGAAACGGATACTCCTTCCGAATGGAGTCGTGAAGCGAAGTTCCGTTCTGCCCCCTCAAGACTTTCCGATGGAAAATGGATTGGAGCTATTACCCGTCAAAATGCACACTTGCCGGAAGGACGTAAATTCCACGGCAGCGAACTGAAAAAGCCGGAAGTGAAGGCAGCTTGGGAAGCGGTGGATACTTTGGCGAAGAAAAGTATTTATTTGCGAAGAACGTTTTTGCTGGACGATGCAGAGAAAACGAAGATTCACAAGTCTCGGAATGAGTCTCGGAATGAGTTCCGGAATCAGTCCGGCAATAAGTCCGGCAAGAAAATAGCCGAAGCGACTGCATACGTCTGCGGTTTGGGATTCTATGAATTTTCTCTGAATGGAAAGAAAATCGGTAATAGTGAATTCGCTCCACTTTGGAGTGATTATGATAAAAGTGTTTATTATAACACATATGATGTAACGGAACAATTGCGGTATGGTGAGAATGCCGTTGGAATCTTATTGGGGAATGGATTCTACAATGTGCAGGGGGGACGTTATCGCAAATTGCAGATAAGCTTCGGCCCCCCCACACTTTTATTTGAACTGGTAATCAATTATGAGGATGGAACACGTACAATCGTCCGTTCTGATAATGAATGGAAATATGATTTGAGTCCGGTAACGTTCAACTGTATTTATGGTGGAGAAGATTATGATGCCCGCCGCGAACAGAAAGGATGGAATCAGGCAGGTTTCGACGATAGCCATTGGCGTCCGGTGGTAATGCAGAAAGCCCCCAAAGGAGTACTCCGTCCACAGATGGCGCCACCTGTGAAGATAATGGAACGATATGATATCCAAAAGGTGACCAAACTGAATGCTGACCAAGTGGCGGCTGCTTCCAAATCTACCAAACGGACAGTAGACCCTTCCGCTTTCGTACTGGATATGGGACAGAATTTAGCAGGTTTCCCCGAAATAACAGTACGTGGAAAACGCGGACAGAAAATAACTCTACTGGTAGCCGAAGCATTGACCGATGAAGGCGCTTGTAACCAGCGTCAAACGGGACGTCAGCATTATTATGAATATACATTGAAAGGTGATGGCGATGAAACCTGGCATCCTCGTTTCTCCTATTATGGTTTCAGATATATCCAAGTGGAAGGTGCTGTATTGAAAGGACAGAAGAATCCGCAGAAGTTGCCTGTACTGAAGAATATCCAATCCTGTTTTGTCTATAATTCGGCAAAGAAGGTATCTACATTCGAATCATCCAACGGTATCTTTAATGCCGCCCATCGTTTGATAGAGAAAGCAGTCCGCAGCAATATGCAATCAGTATTTACAGACTGTCCGCACCGTGAAAAGCTAGGATGGCTCGAACAGGTACATCTGAACGGGCCGGGACTATTGTACAATTATGATTTGACAGCCTACGCTCCACAGATTATGCAGAATATGGCGGACGCGCAACACTCCAATGGAGCAATGCCGACGACAGCCCCGGAATACGTGGTTTTTGAAGGCCCGGGAATGGATGCTTTTGCGGAATCTCCCGAGTGGGGCGGTTCTTTGGTCATTTTCCCGTTTATGTATTATGAAACGTATGGGGATGATTCGTTGATAAGGAAGTATTATTCAAATATGCGTCGTTATGTTGACTATCTGAAGACACGCGCGGATAACGGTATCCTTTCTTTCGGATTGGGAGATTGGTATGATTATGGGGATTTCCGTGGAGGATTTTCACGGAATACACCTGTGCCACTGGTAGCTACCGCACATTATTATATGACTGTCATGTATTTGATAGAAGCTGCAAAAATGGTGGGCAATGATTTTGATATTCGTTATTACAGTTCTTTGGCAGATGATATCCGAATTGCATTTGACAAGCGTTTCCTGAACAATGATACGGCACAGTATGGTACAGGAAGCCAGTGCAGCAATGCACTTCCCTTGTTTCTTCATATGACGCAGGATAAGAAAGTGTTTATGAATCTGCTTAAAGATGTGGAAGCACACGGCAACCGGCTGACTACCGGAGATGTAGGTAATCGTTATCTGATTCAGACATTAGCCCGTAACGGTCAGCATGAATTGATATATAAAATGTTCAACCACGAAGAAGCGCCCGGCTATGGTTTCCAACTGAAATTTGGCGCAACAACTCTGACTGAGCAATGGGACCCGCGTCAAGGCTCTTCCTGGAATCACTTTATGATGGGACAGATTGACGAATGGTTCTTCAATTCATTGGTCGGCATCCGTCCTTACACCGCATCTGAATTCGGAAATCAGCAAAACGATTCAAAACAAGGCTATCGGAAATTTGTCATTGCTCCGGAACCTGTGGGAGATTTGAAGTTTGTCAAGTCATCATATGAAACTTTATATGGCACTATCGTTGTGAATTGGACTCGTCAGAACGGAACTTTCACCTTGAATGTATCTGTTCCGGTGAATACTACTGCTGTTGTTTATCTTCCGGGAGAGAAAGAACCGAAAGAGGTACAAAGTGGTACATATAAATTTGTATATGCAGAATAA
- a CDS encoding SDR family NAD(P)-dependent oxidoreductase, translated as MADNYLEKQREQYEARKAAWKQAQKYGKKKSATTHTVVKSEQATETKSKAENPQRRVFVTGGAEGIGKSIVEAFCQARNQVAFCDINEVTGQQTAKETGAIFYQVDASDKDALENCMQQILKDWGDIDIIINNVGISKFSPITETSVEDFDKILSVNLRAAFITSRLLAIHRKAQSSPNPYGRIINICSTRYLMSEPGSEGYAASKGGIYSLTHALALSLSEYNITVNSIAPGWIQNHDYDQLRPEDHSQHPSRRVGKPEDIARMCLFLCQEENDFINGENMTIDGGMTKKMIYVE; from the coding sequence ATGGCAGATAATTATTTAGAAAAACAGAGAGAGCAATACGAAGCTAGAAAAGCAGCTTGGAAACAGGCGCAAAAGTATGGCAAAAAGAAATCTGCAACAACTCACACGGTAGTAAAATCAGAACAGGCAACCGAAACCAAATCAAAGGCGGAGAATCCGCAAAGAAGGGTATTCGTCACCGGTGGTGCGGAAGGTATAGGTAAATCAATAGTAGAAGCTTTCTGTCAGGCTCGAAATCAAGTAGCTTTTTGTGATATAAACGAAGTAACGGGTCAACAGACTGCTAAAGAAACCGGAGCTATATTCTATCAGGTAGATGCCAGTGATAAAGATGCGCTTGAGAACTGTATGCAGCAAATTCTGAAAGATTGGGGAGATATTGACATCATCATCAACAATGTAGGAATCAGCAAGTTCTCTCCTATCACGGAGACAAGTGTAGAGGACTTCGATAAGATTCTTTCTGTGAATCTGCGGGCTGCATTTATCACCTCACGATTGCTTGCCATTCATCGTAAAGCACAATCCTCTCCCAACCCATATGGAAGAATTATCAATATCTGCTCTACACGCTATCTGATGAGCGAGCCGGGAAGTGAAGGTTATGCTGCTTCCAAAGGTGGAATCTATTCGTTAACCCACGCTTTGGCCTTATCCCTCTCCGAATATAACATTACGGTAAACTCCATCGCGCCGGGATGGATACAGAACCATGATTACGACCAACTTCGTCCGGAAGACCATTCACAACATCCTTCCCGACGAGTAGGAAAACCGGAAGATATTGCCCGTATGTGTTTATTCCTCTGCCAGGAAGAAAATGACTTTATCAATGGAGAGAATATGACCATTGACGGTGGAATGACTAAAAAGATGATTTATGTTGAGTAA
- a CDS encoding glycoside hydrolase family 28 protein encodes MNLRITLISFLCFCAATVLRAERVDMLKAGAKANGKTLNTKLINSTIDRLNRGGGGTLFFPAGTYLTGSIHMKSNITLELEAGATLLFSDNFDDYLPFVEVRHEGVMMKSFQPLIYAVDAENITIKGEGTLDGQGKKWWMEFFRVMIDLKDNGMRDINKYQPMWDAQNDTTAIYAETNKDYVNTLQRRFFRPPFIQPVRCKRVKIEGVKIVNSPFWTVNPEFCENVTIKGITINNVPSPNTDGINPESCRNVHISDCHISVGDDCITIKSGRDAQARRLGVPCENITITNCTMLSGHGGVVIGSEMSGSVRKVTISNCVFDGTDRGIRIKSTRGRGGVVEDIRVSNIVMSNIKQEAVVLNLKYSKMPAEPKSERTPIFRNVHISGMTVTDVKTPIKIVGLEEAPISDIVLRDIHIQGGKQKCIFENCERITMDNVIVNGEEIKLD; translated from the coding sequence ATGAATTTACGAATAACTCTTATTTCTTTTCTTTGCTTCTGTGCAGCAACAGTCCTTCGTGCCGAACGGGTAGACATGTTGAAAGCCGGTGCAAAAGCAAATGGAAAGACCCTTAATACAAAGTTAATCAATTCCACAATCGACCGCCTCAATCGTGGTGGCGGTGGCACGCTGTTCTTCCCTGCCGGAACTTATCTGACAGGAAGTATCCACATGAAAAGTAATATCACACTGGAACTGGAAGCCGGAGCAACTCTACTCTTTTCCGACAATTTTGATGATTATCTTCCCTTTGTGGAAGTCCGTCACGAAGGAGTGATGATGAAAAGTTTCCAACCTTTGATTTATGCGGTAGATGCCGAGAATATAACCATCAAAGGAGAGGGTACATTGGACGGGCAAGGCAAGAAATGGTGGATGGAGTTTTTCCGTGTCATGATTGACTTGAAAGATAACGGTATGCGTGATATAAACAAATACCAACCCATGTGGGATGCCCAAAACGATACAACTGCTATTTATGCCGAAACGAATAAAGATTATGTGAATACCTTGCAGCGTCGTTTTTTCCGTCCGCCCTTTATACAGCCGGTTCGCTGTAAGAGAGTGAAGATTGAAGGAGTGAAAATAGTCAATTCCCCTTTCTGGACGGTGAATCCCGAATTTTGCGAAAACGTGACTATAAAAGGTATTACCATCAATAATGTTCCTTCTCCCAACACGGACGGCATTAATCCCGAATCATGCCGGAATGTACATATCAGCGATTGTCATATTTCCGTCGGTGATGATTGCATTACAATCAAATCGGGAAGAGATGCACAAGCCCGCCGTTTGGGAGTACCTTGTGAGAATATTACGATAACGAACTGTACGATGCTTTCCGGACACGGTGGCGTTGTGATAGGCAGCGAGATGAGCGGAAGTGTACGCAAAGTTACTATTTCCAACTGTGTGTTTGACGGAACAGACCGCGGGATACGTATCAAGTCGACCCGTGGAAGAGGCGGAGTCGTTGAAGATATCCGTGTCAGCAATATTGTGATGAGTAATATCAAGCAGGAAGCTGTTGTATTGAATTTGAAATACAGCAAAATGCCGGCAGAACCAAAGAGCGAACGTACCCCTATATTCCGCAACGTACATATCAGTGGAATGACTGTGACAGATGTGAAGACACCTATCAAAATCGTAGGACTGGAAGAAGCTCCTATCTCTGATATCGTATTGCGTGACATTCATATTCAGGGCGGAAAGCAGAAATGTATCTTTGAGAATTGCGAACGTATCACGATGGATAATGTAATCGTCAATGGTGAAGAAATCAAACTAGATTAA